One stretch of Kogia breviceps isolate mKogBre1 chromosome 18, mKogBre1 haplotype 1, whole genome shotgun sequence DNA includes these proteins:
- the TERF2 gene encoding telomeric repeat-binding factor 2, whose protein sequence is MAAGAGTAGSASGPGVVRDPAASQSKKRPGREGTQRSDAMAGGGGSSDSSGRAAGRRASRSGGRARRGRHAPGLGGSAERGAGEVRLEEAVNRWVLKFYFHEALRAFRGSRYGDFRQIRDIMQALLVRPLGKEHTVSRLLRVMQCLSRIEEGENLDCSFDMEAELTPLESAINVLEMIKTEFTLTEAVVESSRKLVKEAAVIICIKNKEFEKASKILKKHMSKDPTTQKLRNDLLNIIREKNLAHPVIQNFSYETFQQKMLRFLESHLDDAEPYLLTMARKALKSESSTSTAVKGDKQPAPEPVEKPLREPARQLQNTPTTIGIMALKAAFKTLSSAQDSEAAFSKLDQKDMVFPNKVCPPSPALKNKRPRKDEKESSAPAEGEGGSELQPKNKRMTISRLVLEEDSQSTEPSASLDSSQEVIPASPSKPTILNKPLPGEKNPKVPKGKWNNSNGVEEKETWVEEDELFQVQAAPDEESTTSVTRKQKWTVEESEWVKAGVQKYGEGNWAAISKNYPFVNRTAVMIKDRWRTMKRLGMN, encoded by the exons ATGGCCGCGGGAGCCGGGACGGCGGGCTCCGCTTCCGGCCCGGGCGTCGTGCGTGACCCGGCGGCGTCACAGTCGAAGAAGCGTCCCGGCAGGGAGGGCACGCAGCGATCGGACGCGATGGCGGGAGGAGGCGGGAGCAGCGACAGCAGCGGGAGGGCTGCAGGCAGGCGGGCGTCCCGCAGCGGCGGGCGGGCTCGGCGGGGGCGCCACGCACCGGGGCTGGGGGGCTCCGCGGAGCGGGGCGCGGGGGAGGTGCGGCTGGAGGAGGCAGTCAACCGCTGGGTGCTCAAGTTCTACTTCCACGAGGCGCTGCGGGCCTTTCGGGGTAGCCGGTACGGGGACTTCAGGCAGATCCGGGACATCATGCAGG CTTTGCTTGTCAGGCCCTTGGGGAAGGAGCATACCGTGTCTCGGCTGCTGCGGGTTATGCAGTGTCTGTCGCGCATTGAAGAAGGGGAAAATTTAG ACTGTTCCTTTGATATGGAGGCTGAGCTCACACCACTGGAATCAGCTATCAATGTGCTGGAGATGATTAAAACGGAATTTACACTGACAGAGGCAGTGGTCGAATCCAGTAGAAAACTGGTCAAGGAGGCT GCAGTCATTATTTGtatcaaaaacaaagaatttgagaaggcttcaaaaattttgaaaaaacataTGTCCAAGGACCCCACAACTCAG AAGCTGAGAAATGATCTCCTGAACATTATCCGTGAAAAGAACTTGGCCCACCCTGTTATCCAGAACTTTTCCTACGAAACCTTCCAGCAGAAGATGCTGCGCTTCCTGGAGAGTCACCTGGATGATGCAGAGCCCTACCTCCTCACG ATGGCCAGAAAGGCTTTGAAATCTGAGTCTTCCACCTCAACCGCAGTGAAGGGAGATAAACAGCCAGCACCAGAGCCTGTGGAAAAGCCACTCAGAGAACCTGCCAG GCAGCTACAGAACACTCCAACCACCATTGGAATTATGGCTCTGAAAGCAGCTTTCAAGACTCTGTCCAGTGCACAAGATTCTGAGGCAGCCTTCTCAAAACTGGACCAGAAAGATATGGTGTTTCCTAATAAAGTGTGCCCACCATCACCAGCCCTCAAAAACAAGAGAccgagaaaagatgaaaaggaaagttCAGCCCCTGCTGAGGGTGAGGGTGGCTCTGAACTGCAGCCCAAGAACAAGCGCATGACAATAAGCAGATTGGTTTTGGAGGAGGACAGCCAGAGCACTGAGCCGAGCGCAAGCCTCGACTCCTCCCAGGAAGTCATTCCTGCTTCACCATCCAAGCCCACCATCCTCAACAAACCCCTCCCTGGGGAGAAGAATCCCAA AGTACCCAAAGGCAAGTGGAACAACTCTAATGGGGTTGAAGAAAAAGAGACTTGGGTAGAAGAGGACGAACTGTTTCAAGTTCAGG CGGCACCAGATGAAGAGAGTACTACCAGTGTAACAAGAAAGCag aagtggACTGTAGAGGAAAGCGAGTGGGTCAAGGCTGGAGTGCAGAAGTACGGGGAAGGAAACTGGGCCGCCATTTCTAAAAACTACCCATTTGTTAACCGAACAGCTGTGATGATTAAGGATCGCTGGCGGACCATGAAAAGACTTGGCATGAACTGA